The region TTGCATTAAAAAGTGGGACGCTCATGGTTCACCACTCAAATATTGCTGCGGTACAGGTATTGGTAAAAGACAGATAAAagcattggcttcccccaaaattggccctagactatgatggacatatgactatggtaggggttaaattgtgagcccctctgaggtatAGTTACTGACAAagctttgtactctgtaaagtgctgcgtaagatgtcagttaTATAAAGTGGTGAATAGGTGTTGGAAACAAAGACCACTGTTTCTCATTGTTTCCCATGGGGATAATAATAATGTGCCAACATATGCTCTAATAAAGTGGCTGTGCGGTCTGATCTCCACCTTATAAATGTGGCAACTGGTACGAAATTGCTGATAAATATAAATGATATTTCTACAAGCAGCAATTACCGGTACTGTTCTTAGAAAAAATAAGTGTGATCTTAAAATGCAGCTACTTCAGAAAGATTGATTGTATGTTTCTGCAGGACAGGCTGTTTTTAACAAGTAGGGTTTAATTGGTTTTTGCATAACAAAATAAATCAACAGTAcagttacaccccccccccccccccttagatatCCCTTCCCCTTCTCTCTCACAATCCCCCCAGAGGTTATTCCTAAtctactttggaactgcagagatgTATATTTATTCCTCAGTGCTGTAATAACTACACACGTCGATTTTTCCAAGCGATGGGTCGTTTGAACATCCAgtccagtcgtccgcacgccaaatcgggcgtgtacagtccgtcgttcgggtgatGAGACTGATTTTGACCGATCCGCCAggcagaccagtcttatcacccgaacgacggactgtacatacgcccgatttggcgtgtgaACGACGGGATGTTCAAACAACCCgtccggaaaaatccgacgtgtgtatgggccttttgtCCCGCTGCTGTAGCCTGCAATCGCCCAGTGCTCATAGGTAAACAGTGGCCACCATCAAGGGACAAACCACAGACCAGGCTTGGTATTTTTAACAGCAGGGAGTTGCACTTTTTATTTGCATAAAAACACAATGACGGCATAGCGCCGAAACCTGGTAGGTAAGGAGAGACGGGCTATCTCTATTGGCACTACATCTATATATTATAAGGTGCACTTGGATGTTTGTCAGTGCAGAAACCTTGTATGCTCTTTTATGCAGTGAGGGTTCAGTatgcatggacccacaatgtaagtGATCTGCTTTGTGTTTTTATGCAAATAAAGTGTAACTCCCTGCTGTTAAAAATACTGAGCCTGGTCTGTGGTTTGTCCCTTGGTGGTGGCCACTGTTTACCTGTAATCAATACCATGCTGCTTAAGGTGTTCTAGCCATACGAGAGGCTGTTTACTCTTTCATAAATGCGACCCATGTTGCCTATCCAGGGCTCTTGCATGCTCTAGCTGACTGACCTCACTGGAGTATTTGATGAGTAAATCAGATTTATTGCAtaattgtatcagctgcaacaaatgcATGGTTTTCTGTAAAGtctttattatgatgttgctcatcttttagggcccatttccactcgcGAATTTGCATGAGTttttccgcatgcaaattcgcatagcaatacaagtgaatgggactgtttccacttgtcaggattcctttgcgtttttctgtgcagaaaaaattcgcatggcagagccatcagaattcgcataccgctatgcgaattgcatgcaatgtatttgataggaaattcgcatgaggtttgggtatgcaaattttcatgcgaatttgcatagaaacaatggaaaagcacaccagcactgccatggttaaattcgcataaatCGTcgtccatgcaaattcgcatagacccgcatgcgaatttttgctgcggcgattcgcaccgcacaagtggaaatgcagccttagagcagagaggaagttctgagttcaggtccgctgtaatGGCTTTCCACTAGCAACGTGCACTCTTGTCAAAACAAATGTCtaaattgcttaattttttttttatttttttttgtattttgtaggaAAATATGTGGTGCTCTTCTTCTATCCTCTGGACTTCACCTTTGTCTGCCCTACAGAGATCATTGCCTTCAGTGAACGTGTAGCGGAGTTCCAGAAGCTTAACACTGAAGTCATTGCAGCCTCTGTGGACTCTCATTTCTCCCACCTGGCCTGGTACGTCCGGTCTTCTGAGCATATCTGATTCCATAGGTACAACTGTACCAGATCTatgatggtcaggtgtgcagccTAACTCTCCAGCCAAAATTGTTAAGCTACATAGAGATGGGATAAACGTCACCTAAAATGATCTTGTACAAGAACTTTTATCCCTGATCCTTGCACAGGCAGTCCATTTTGTTCCTTTGGGGAGGAAAGGACAGGCAGGACATTTTTCACACTTGCTCATGGCAGGAATTACAATAGTGGTCAGCTGAGTATAATGTAACTGATCACTGAAAAGATCAGTTTTAGTTAAGAATTATTTTCAATGTAGGATACAGCACTCTCTGCTGTGCTGACCACATGGATCCCAAACTCATGATCCCTAATACTGCATTAAAAACTGAGGTTCTATAGTTTCCCCATTAGACCGTTTTCTGTCTGGAAACTGCTTGAGAGATGAGATGCAGATCCTCATTAAAAAACGCACAGAGACAAAAGGAGCccaaatagtgtaatactgttaacCAGGGATGATTGATGGATATGACTGGTACTCATAAAGCGAGGTTGCTGACTGGGCAACCAAGTAAAACGTGAACATTCTGTCTCCATTCAGATGTCCTGGATTCACACTGGGTTTTTGTTGCTCTCTTATGAAAAAAAACCAAgggattaacctgcctggcgttctattaagatcgccaggcaggctgcgggagggtttttttttaataaaaaaaagctatttcatgcagccaactgaaagttggctgcatgaaagcccactagagggcgctccggaggcgatcttccgatcgcctccggcgcccagaataaacaaggaaggccgcaatgagcggccttccttgttttgcttacatcgtcgccatagcgacgagcggagtgacgtcatcgacgtcagccgacgtccgatccagcccttagcgctggccggaactttttgttccggctacgctgggctcaggcggctagggggcccctctttcgccgctgctcgcggcggatcgccgcagagcggcggcgatcaggcagcacacgcggctggcaaagtgccggctgcgtgtgctgctttttatttgagccaaatcggcccagcagggcctgagcggcaggctccggcggtactggacgagctgagctcgtccagaccgcccagcaggttaatggcCCGGTAGACCAGACTGAGGCCATAAGCCTGCTGATGGGAGGGTGTGCAATGCAagaggggtttaaaaaaaaaaaaaaattggaggtggcttacctcaaggaagACACTATCGGTTGATCTGAAAAATGTTACCTTAGGCTGTCTGTGTTTTGAGGGtccagccatacaccctgaacaaacatatgcAGGTCAGATATCTGAcagcatttgctgcatgcttatttcctgatcagcaggactgccaggtatctagcattgtttaagaggaaatatggcagcctcaatatgccaTATCCATATTTTATCCAGTAGAACTACTTCAgatcctgcgccctttttcttTTCTGTCACTAAATATATGAAGTTAAACTGCAAGTTTCATCTCGCAATATTGAAACTAGagtcagggcctgagcccactagtgCAGTTGtacacagttgtgtccgcttttcagcatttgtaacattgatgtgttgctgaaaagcggacacaactgcactcaattgcgttagtgggctcaagcCCTTAATATAAATACCCACGGCCAGATGGCTTGGGGATCTCTGCCAATTCACAATTGTTTCCTGATCCATCTGGCATAATCGTGAAACCAAACAACGAAAGACCAGCTGGGACCGATCATATAAAGTCCATTGACTTTAGTGGAGATTTGAATGATTGGTCACAACGTGATCTGTCGTGACTGTCTAAAACAAATGAACAATCGTCACCTGTAGTCCAGCATTGTTAAACCTCATTTAACGACTGTCCGCAGTATCCCGAAAAcaatcagagcaaaaaaaaaaattcttaaagtCATGTCGTGGGTATGGAAGTTGTGGCAGGAAAAGGCTGAATTGAGTGTAAACTCTGGCTGCTGTACCAAGGACACTCCACAAATGCCAGGTCCACACAGACGTTTCTGGCCCACTGGGCTTCTTTTTATTTGTACAGTTCAGATACATTCCTGGGTACTGTACATAAGATTTTGGCTGCTGGTGGTTTTAAAACCCCAGGAAATGAAGGAGTTATAAGAAATCTGATTTATCACTTTCATATTGTTTCCACAAGACTGACCATCTTCAGGTTTTTCTTTTAGGACCAACACTTCCAGGAAAGAGGGCGGTTTGGGTCCCATGAAAATCCCCCTAGCATCTGACATGCGTCGTACCATCGGTACAGATTATGGTGTCTTAAATGATGAGGGCGTCACCTTCAGGTAAATGTATGATAAATGTGAATGTAATGTCTTAggggccgtttccactagagtgaatctgcatgcagattcgcaaagtcaataatagtcaatgggcctgtttccacttgtcaggaaatctacgcggtggactgtgcagaaaaaatgtgcacagcagagccatcaggatTCGCACACCGGAAGGCTAGTGGGCTATTCGCATGTAatatatttaataggaaatttgcatgtggTTTCAAGTAAAACCGATGTAAAGgcacactgacatggttaaaatcgcatacttaaaaaaattcacatacaaacgcatacattttcagcaaaaatcgcaccacactagtggaaacgcGCCCTCACAGTGAACTGCATGGgtaatgtgtggtgtgtggggtttttttttttttttttttccttcaatatATTGgtatttcttaaagtgtacctgagatagggCCACATGAATAAGGTATACAGTACATActtctggggcttcctacagcctgatcgctcccatgccgtcctcttctGACTCCCCGTTCGCCCGCTACTGGCCCCAGAATATCAGTCAGTCTGGGCCAATCCGAGCATGCGCAGCCTGGCTGTGCGCTCTCCTGCAGTGTTCATgtcagaccggaggactttccaggggCAAATTGCAGGCGAGCAAGAAGTCAGAGGAGGgtgtgggagcaatcaggccagaggaagccccaggtatgtataatatagTCATGTGACCCACTTCTCAGGTGCACTGTAAAGAGTCTAAATAGAAATTTTGTCATACAAGCAGTTGCttgtttaaaaaaacacaaacaaaaatccCCCATCAGTAGGCTATAAATAAATATTCAGATGGGAGTAACAGTGCTTGTCATTCTCAGCCTTGCATAGTGcgaaatacagtacatactgaGTAGAATCATGAGGCTGTCTTCTCAGGTAGAAATCTGTCAACCTCTGTGTTCAATCCAAGCTCCCATACCCCTCAACTCCCCCCCCTGTCACCTACTAGAATGGTAGGTCTTGAAACTGGTTGTCAAGTGTGATGTCCCCATAGGTtcttttaggcccctttcacacttactTTTGAATAGTGTGCATAACACCTAATCATccctttttggagggacagtccctctttggaaaccaaatccctttgtccctctttctccctcatttgtccccctttgccccctttcaggactcatgtacagatctttgtaaatatatgtatttttaaaccataccagttgcctggccgcactgctggtctatttggctgcagttgtgtctcaatcacaccagaaacaagcatgtagctgatcttgtcagatctgacagtaatgccaaacgcctgatctgctgcatgcttgatcagggtctatggatgaaagtattagagTTAAAGGATCAGTAAGATAGCTAGgccactggtattatttaaaaggaaataaatgtcaacctccatagccctctcgttacagttgtcttttaatgaaGTTGTGCAATATTTGTGCTGTGACTGCTGTGTAACCATACCTCTGCTCTGCAGAGGGCTGTTTATCATTGATGACAAGGGAATCCTGCGACAGATCACCATCAATGACCTACCCGTGGGTCGCTCTGTAGATGAGACTCTGCGTCTGGTCCAAGCTTTCCAGCATACTGATAAGTATGGAGAAGGTGAGTTGTTCTCCGGAAGGGGTGGGTATGATGTTTTGACCACATGCCTTGCAAACTTGATTGTAAAATcttgtccaattttaccaaatctacatAGTATGAGGACTGTTTACCGGTACTAACATTAGGGAAGTAGCATCTTTCAGGCAAGTGTCTAAACAATATTCACAACAAAATTTTTCTCTCTATACTGAatctaaaacttaacttttattaaAGTCTGAATCTTAAAAGCAAGGTATTGGCTGAGCATACATACTAAATTACACTTGTAGGCATTTGTCTAGCCTGCTCTGTCAGCATATGAAGGGGATAACTAGATTATCCCAGGCCTATAGGCAAATTGCTagtaaagtaaaattacacaatccccaccaaataacccgacatgtttcacttctaactgaagctttttcaagggaataaGTGCTAAAAACGTGCAGatagtgataaggtgcaaagATGCATTGTAAAACAAGTATAAGTTATAGCCTGTCGGCTTATATCATTGTAGCTGGCTGCTACAATGATATAAGCCGACAGGCTATAACTTATACTTGTTTTACAATGCATctttgcaccttatcactatCTGCACGTTTTTAGCACttattcccttgaaaaagcttcagttagaagtgaaacatgtcgggttatttggtggggattgtgtaattttactttactAGCAATTTGCCTATAGGCCTGGGATAATCTAGTTATCCCCTTCATATGCTGACAGAGCAGGCTAGACAAATGCCTACAAGTGTAATTTAGTATGTATGCTCAGCCAATACCTTGCTTTTAAGATTCAGACTttaataaaagttaagttttagatTCAGTATAGAGAGAAAAATTTTGTTGTGAATACTGATACTCAGGTTTTGTTGTATTGTTAAGTGTCTAAACAAATATGAGGCAAATGcattcaaacatctgatctgcattcttgttcaggatctgtgtcttaaggctcgtacacacgtccaacaaagcGCACAACCAACCCGACGACATGAGCGACCAAGCGATTACATGTTCTGTGCACCAACCTTCTAAGtgaccaactcatttgcatactgagCAAGCAAAATGACAGACTGTATGATATGGCCACATTTAAAACCCGTACAAGTTGTTCAAACGACTTCTACATGTGGCTtactgcacgatatcagcccaatAGTCATATGAGTTGAGCCTCCAGTTGGATTGGGCAAAaagcctgttatcagtcgctcgtctaGTTGTGTGCTGTGCGTACGCatgcccaactatcgtccaacagaccaagtttggagatgggggggggggggggggggggatagttgcatgtgtgtacgaagaattatttgaggcagaggcttagcaggacagtcaggcaatttgcattgcttaaaagaaaacaatggcagcctccatatccctctcacttcctttaaagcaaaaactaaggcctcgttcacatcagggccgtttctgtgcgctttccacagcgcactgccctgtgcgatcagcaaggtattgatttttccaggtaactaaatgtagctggttcacatcgctgcgctgagcagcgttacagaaacgtagggttgcatgcatttctgtgcgctgagctgtaaagcgcacagcaatgcaagtgaatgggtgcgcttttttagctcGTAGAAgctcatagaagcgcatgcgttttttacccctaattggagaaaaaaaatacatttacatacaaaaacagttttgactgctgctgctacagtaagcaaaacgtgctttaaagaagcgcacagaaccgcgcactaaagcgcgcacaagcgcatgtggtttttaccacgcgctttaaCACTGTTTTTTCAGTGCAGcaggtgtgaacgaggcctaaagtcTGACATAACATACAATTAAAGCATGTCTGCCAATTACTTATCAACTAACGAAATGACCTGCCTTTGATCCAAAGTAATTTCATCTTTGTGAAAATCATATTGCACTCCCTCCCCATCACATTAAGCAaagttatttattgtatttataaagcgccaacatagtcTTCAGTATTCATGATATATCCAGTTCAGTCAATACGGTACCCAAATTAGTGAGTGCCATTATAGCCACAATTCCCATTACGGCTGCCCAAATATCAGCCGCAGTACTGCACTTAAATTGGCTGTCTCGCTCCCCACTTCCTCTCCAGGgttaagtaaacctgagatgtagagaaccagttttattttcttcttactatcttcttccagcccccatagcCTTACAGCTTCCTCTGTTTCCTACTGGTTCGCTCCACTTCACCACCGTGccccttttttttaaagtgtacccgagatcaaaattactaaagatttgatacttacccggagcttcctccagccccataagctcgtctgagtcccacgctgtcctcctgcaGTCTGCCGTACAGCCGCAATCAGACCCAGTAACtggcttgtgcatgcgcagtagacccagactggacgcgactgagcctgttaccggggctgatcgcaacTGCATGGCAGACTgcgagaggacagcaagggactcagacgagcttatggagctggaggaagtcccgggtaagtatcaaatcttcaaTAATTTTAATCTCTGGTTCACCTTAATATTGCCCAACGTTGCCTACTTCTCATGTGTGGGCCAGTCCGCAAGCTTTTAGATGGGTGGTGCGGACTGTGAGAACAAgggacctgtaagggcccgtttccactagagcaaatctgcatgcgtttcctaaatgcagatttgcatagacgatacaagtggatgggcctgtttccacttgtcaggatttctgagcattttattttttttttttctgtgcacaaaaaatctgcacggtagacctctcagaatttgcataccgctatgcgaattgcatacaatgtatgtaataggaaatttgcatgcattttcgtatgcaaattttaccgcgaattcgcataaaatcaatgtaaaagcacacaggcactgacatgtttaaattcgcatacttactaacatatacAAAAACGCCCACGAATTcgtggtaaaattcgcatacgcgTGCTAATTCGTTTTGCGGTTTCCGTGACTAATTCGCAcctcacaagtggaaacgggcccttatgctgTGGGGGCTTGAAGAAGCACCTGGTAACTAAAATAGAACTTGTTCCAGTCTCTGGTACACTATAAACTGACTCTAGacacaaacctctgtaaacactgtTTACAGAGGCTGCTAAGTCTTTAATGCACTATCAGTTGGAGCAGTAGATGTATGTTGGAGTTCAAACAAGATAAGTAAGAGGTCCATTGCATTATTTATGAGTATTTGTATAGGTACATACCCACTTTACACTCTGTAACTCTGTTTGACATAGGTGGGTGACTTGAGACCATCAGCTCATTGGTCCATCTGAGTACTGGTTGTGCACAGGGTGCAAGTAGATAATGTCCTGTGCAAAATCTCCAGAATCTCTCTCTTCCAGATCCagctgtgtgtgctgcacagACCACAGAACCACCAGAGAGTCAGTCTAATGTGGTAACAAATAATCACCCCTCCAAAGAGGTGACTTAAAATTACCGTAAACTTATTGATGAACCAATCCTGTCTGACCAATATGGAGGTTCCACTCCTTCCAATCTGACATCTCCATCCTCCAGTCACTGCTTGCATTACAAGTGACATTGGTTTGGGCTAAATAACATTTCTGAAAGACTCTAGTGTCTGGGCCAGGACATCATGTGCCCTACACCCCTTACTACCTCCTGATAATTTTCCATCCTGCTATGTGCCTTTTATGCACACATTTGCACTTCATACAATTGATATGCACAAACTATTTGCAATTTTACCACTTTGAGTAGTATGAGAGCTAACTCTTCGgccctcgtactacatggaatggtaaaaccagccagtgattggccaatcaaaattggatgtgtttatGCACCGTTTCCTCTTGAATAAGATTACCTCCACTTTCTGTTCCATCAGTGTCATTAGTAAAAGTATGAAGACTCACAGTGGGACTATGGATAGCAATTCAATCTCTGATGTAGTAGTTTGTCACCACAGAGTCTTTATATTGCTGCCTGTAGCCTAACTGAAGAGATTTCAGTTTATCCACTGACGGAGGTGATAACAAAATCCATATTAATAAAACCTAGCTAACAGTCTCCTGCCCTTTATCATCCTTATAATGCAACGCCTCACACAGCATGTACATTGATTTAGTAAGGCGTGTAGGTAATCGCAAAACCATACACAAGAGAATGGCTCTGCACCACTTAATAGGGCGATGCATCCTCCAATATGAAAGGGGAACTCTCTTCTACATACATAGCCAAAAGATTCATTTCTGAACAGTAGCCTAGGGGCCATGGTCACTACCACGACCGGACCTTTGCTTCTGGGGGGCCCGCTTGTCCTCCCTACTTGCTGCATGGGGGCGCGCA is a window of Hyperolius riggenbachi isolate aHypRig1 chromosome 6, aHypRig1.pri, whole genome shotgun sequence DNA encoding:
- the PRDX1 gene encoding peroxiredoxin-1, whose translation is MLQDISSQNAPLLPLHLPNSSDCGAVTSKMSSGNAKIGKLSPDFTAKAVMPDGQFKDITLSDYRGKYVVLFFYPLDFTFVCPTEIIAFSERVAEFQKLNTEVIAASVDSHFSHLAWTNTSRKEGGLGPMKIPLASDMRRTIGTDYGVLNDEGVTFRGLFIIDDKGILRQITINDLPVGRSVDETLRLVQAFQHTDKYGEVCPAGWTPGSDTIKPDVKQSKEYFNKQK